One segment of Balaenoptera ricei isolate mBalRic1 chromosome 8, mBalRic1.hap2, whole genome shotgun sequence DNA contains the following:
- the LOC132369562 gene encoding protein PIP-1, producing the protein MGKCLLLLLLVVLSSLLGFLQALECFQCHRVNASGVCESGESFCQTQGSQQCFLRKVYEGDTISYGYQGCSSLCVPMKLFKLNVTVEFRCCHDSPLCNKF; encoded by the exons ATGGGTAAGtgcctcctgctgctgctgctggtggtccTGTCCTCACTGCTGGGATTCCTGCAAG CTCTAGAATGTTTCCAGTGTCACCGAGTCAACGCCAGTGGGGTTTGCGAGAGCGGGGAAAGCTTCTGCCAGACTCAAGGCAGCCAGCAGTGCTTCCTGAGGAAGGTCTACGAag GTGACACCATTTCTTATGGATACCAGGGTTGTAGCAGCCTATGTGTTCCTATGAAGCTCTTTAAACTCAATGTTACTGTGGAATTTAGATGCTGCCATGACTCACCTCTCTGCAACAAGTTCTAA